A genome region from Bordetella genomosp. 10 includes the following:
- a CDS encoding TonB-dependent siderophore receptor has product MPTLSPRASHRAALAAPARLSPRFYRLSLLTFACAMAFAAAGTSRTAHAQQATSPALASVRQVALPAQPLGQAINALAREWDVAISIDASLSNGKSAPAVQGSMTLSQALSRVLAGSGLVAVSSGSAVIIQRPSSAQGATTLPTVLVTAEGAVANSMNLQQPVASGTLGNRSQLDTPFSTTIVSSQEIENRQVTTLGSLFAGDASAVPAGATYSGRPNYLQVRGLRLDDSNGAKINGLPVVNYGVEMPYEQFERVELLKGLSGFMYGFGSPGGIVNFVTKKPPVGDKPVRSIDIGYTSDHVWSRHIDLGDRFGNDGRFGYRLNATHEEGTTYNNGKINRDSVSLGLDARLTPDLLWTFDGLYQKRRAEGTVYVNTSSFTGASLPSALNGRTNLTSSDNSPNKTEFYMMSTGLQYSINADWKISTNYSYTRTKKRYQEDYLYLLTEGGDYRESVFDWANNFGFHQMQVMADGKVRTGPIEHQLVFGAQRISQYTDTASNGSFGSIGTGNLYDDNTNVYNVTRIPQTYRAIDIRQNVLFASDTVKFNDQWSLIAGGRYTDYQQKGRNKAGDVTSTYTKNQVFTPTLALMYKPLATTTIYGSYVESLEAGTIVSPIYTNANSVLSPLKSKQYEFGVKTEQDDWSATAALFRIERGAAYVTPDNTYVQDGRVRFQGLELGSIGKLTRAWTAGANLMLLDSEYRRTASLQEGNRVAAAPRYVVALQTSYDIGAVPGLSVGMDGKYIGRSNLKSNGTLPMPSFWVFNAGASYHTRVSSYPVTLRLAVDNIANKRYWYAQGEDGLLIGTPRTVSLNAKIEF; this is encoded by the coding sequence ATGCCGACTCTCTCCCCTCGCGCCAGCCACCGCGCGGCGCTCGCCGCCCCTGCCCGCCTCTCCCCTCGTTTCTACCGTTTGTCCTTGCTGACGTTCGCTTGCGCCATGGCGTTCGCCGCTGCGGGCACCAGCCGGACGGCGCATGCGCAGCAGGCCACCAGCCCCGCCCTCGCGTCCGTGCGCCAGGTCGCGCTGCCGGCGCAACCCCTGGGGCAGGCGATCAACGCGCTGGCACGCGAATGGGACGTAGCCATCTCCATCGATGCGTCGTTATCCAACGGCAAGTCGGCGCCGGCCGTCCAGGGGTCGATGACGCTGTCGCAAGCCCTGTCGCGAGTATTGGCGGGCAGCGGCCTAGTGGCGGTTTCCAGCGGTTCGGCCGTCATCATCCAGCGGCCATCCAGCGCGCAGGGTGCCACCACGTTGCCCACTGTATTGGTGACCGCGGAAGGCGCCGTCGCCAATTCCATGAATCTGCAGCAGCCGGTGGCCAGCGGAACCCTAGGCAACCGCTCGCAGTTGGACACGCCCTTCTCCACCACCATCGTCAGCAGCCAGGAGATCGAGAACCGCCAGGTCACGACGCTTGGATCCCTGTTCGCGGGTGATGCGTCCGCCGTACCCGCCGGCGCCACGTACAGCGGTCGTCCCAACTATCTGCAAGTGCGCGGTTTGCGCCTGGATGATTCCAACGGTGCCAAGATCAACGGTTTGCCGGTGGTCAACTACGGGGTCGAAATGCCTTACGAGCAATTCGAACGCGTCGAACTGCTAAAGGGCCTCTCGGGCTTCATGTACGGTTTCGGCAGTCCCGGCGGGATCGTCAATTTCGTCACCAAGAAGCCTCCCGTCGGCGACAAGCCCGTGCGCAGCATCGACATCGGTTACACGTCGGACCATGTGTGGAGCCGGCACATCGATCTGGGTGACCGCTTCGGCAATGACGGCCGCTTCGGTTACCGGTTGAATGCGACCCACGAAGAAGGCACCACCTACAACAACGGCAAGATCAATCGTGACTCGGTTTCGCTGGGGCTGGATGCCCGTCTGACCCCGGACCTGCTCTGGACCTTTGACGGCCTGTACCAGAAGCGTCGCGCGGAAGGCACAGTCTATGTGAATACCAGCTCCTTCACCGGCGCCTCGCTGCCTTCGGCGCTCAATGGCCGAACGAACCTGACCTCATCGGACAATTCGCCGAACAAGACAGAGTTCTACATGATGTCGACGGGGCTCCAGTATTCCATCAATGCCGACTGGAAAATCAGCACCAACTACAGCTATACGCGGACCAAGAAACGTTATCAGGAGGACTATCTCTACCTGCTAACCGAAGGTGGAGATTATCGGGAATCCGTCTTCGACTGGGCCAACAACTTCGGCTTCCACCAAATGCAGGTCATGGCGGACGGCAAGGTCAGGACGGGCCCCATCGAGCACCAGCTGGTCTTCGGCGCGCAACGCATCTCCCAATATACCGACACGGCCAGCAACGGCTCCTTCGGCAGCATAGGCACCGGCAATCTCTACGACGACAATACGAACGTCTATAACGTGACGCGCATCCCCCAGACCTATCGCGCCATCGATATCCGTCAGAACGTGCTGTTCGCCAGCGATACGGTGAAATTCAACGACCAGTGGTCGCTGATCGCCGGCGGCCGCTACACGGACTACCAGCAAAAAGGCCGCAACAAGGCTGGCGATGTGACGTCGACGTACACCAAGAACCAGGTGTTCACACCGACACTGGCCCTGATGTACAAACCCCTGGCCACCACCACGATCTACGGCAGCTACGTCGAGTCACTGGAAGCCGGCACCATCGTCAGCCCCATATACACGAACGCGAATTCCGTACTCAGTCCGCTCAAGAGCAAACAGTATGAATTCGGCGTCAAGACCGAGCAGGACGACTGGAGCGCGACGGCCGCGCTGTTCCGTATCGAGCGCGGCGCGGCTTACGTGACGCCCGACAACACCTACGTGCAGGACGGCCGGGTGCGCTTCCAAGGGCTCGAACTGGGGTCCATCGGCAAGTTGACGCGCGCGTGGACGGCAGGTGCCAATCTGATGCTGCTGGACTCGGAGTACCGCCGCACGGCGTCGCTTCAGGAAGGCAACCGGGTGGCGGCGGCACCGCGCTACGTGGTGGCGCTGCAAACGTCCTATGACATCGGCGCGGTGCCGGGGCTGAGCGTGGGCATGGACGGCAAGTACATCGGCCGCTCCAACCTCAAATCGAACGGCACCCTGCCGATGCCCAGCTTCTGGGTGTTCAATGCAGGCGCGAGCTACCACACGCGCGTCTCGTCCTATCCCGTCACGCTGCGGCTGGCCGTGGACAATATCGCCAACAAGCGCTACTGGTACGCGCAGGGCGAGGATGGCCTGCTCATCGGCACACCGCGCACTGTCAGCCTGAACGCGAAAATCGAGTTCTAG